Proteins encoded within one genomic window of Methanosarcina barkeri str. Wiesmoor:
- a CDS encoding PKD domain-containing protein: MKKMTLLAFLSIFLIIGLASPALAADITGERTLNTTSMKAGESLRVTLNVTVSGGTLYAPGIDENLPDSWTVTPVQNNGMIYQAANTQWALIDEMGPGKKTVIYDVFVPATTKNGTYSITGEVSAKEWADGEEIKRQNNTTGDTNVTIGVPDIYKPIPVAAFNADITNGFAPLTVNFTDQSTGTPTSWIWDFGDGNNATEQNPVHTYTSAGNYTVNLTVSNAEGSDSEVKTEYIIVSEPLPGAPVANFTANRTSGKASLDVQFTDASIGNISSYSWDFNNDGTVDSTEQNPVYTYAVAGIYTVNLTVFNEDGSDSEVKTGYIKVSSQSSAKPVAAFSASPTSGKTPLKVKFTDTSTGSPTSWFWNFGDGSKSFHQNPIHKYSKAGTYTVNLTVKNAKGKNTVTKTQYIKVITKPVANFTSSVTSGKTPLKVKFTDTSTGTPAKWRWDFGDGAKSFQQNPIHKYSKAGIYTVNLTVKNAKGKNTVTKTEYIKVISKPVANFTSSVTSGKTPLKVKFTDTSTGTPAKWRWDFGDGAKSFQQNPIYKYSKAGTYTVNLTVKNAKGKNTVTKTEYIKVV; encoded by the coding sequence ATGAAAAAAATGACTTTACTAGCCTTCTTGTCCATTTTTCTAATTATAGGTTTAGCATCACCAGCGCTTGCAGCCGATATAACCGGTGAGCGAACGCTAAACACTACAAGCATGAAAGCAGGAGAAAGCTTAAGAGTTACTTTAAATGTCACAGTTTCAGGTGGCACACTTTACGCACCTGGGATTGACGAAAACCTTCCAGACAGTTGGACTGTAACTCCAGTCCAGAACAACGGAATGATATATCAGGCTGCGAACACGCAATGGGCACTCATTGATGAAATGGGGCCTGGTAAAAAAACAGTCATATATGATGTTTTCGTGCCGGCAACAACGAAAAACGGGACATACTCAATTACAGGAGAAGTATCAGCAAAAGAATGGGCTGATGGAGAAGAAATCAAAAGGCAAAACAACACCACAGGGGATACGAATGTAACGATAGGGGTTCCTGACATTTATAAACCAATACCAGTTGCTGCTTTTAATGCCGACATAACTAACGGTTTTGCCCCACTTACGGTTAACTTCACTGACCAATCCACAGGTACACCTACATCATGGATTTGGGATTTTGGAGATGGTAACAATGCTACAGAGCAGAACCCAGTGCATACATACACATCAGCCGGTAATTACACAGTCAATCTTACGGTTTCAAATGCAGAAGGAAGTGATTCTGAAGTAAAGACCGAGTACATTATCGTAAGTGAACCTCTACCTGGAGCTCCGGTTGCAAACTTCACAGCCAACAGGACCAGTGGAAAAGCTTCGCTTGATGTTCAGTTTACAGATGCATCAATTGGCAACATCTCATCCTATTCTTGGGATTTCAATAATGATGGAACTGTTGACAGCACTGAACAGAACCCAGTATACACTTATGCTGTAGCCGGCATCTACACTGTCAACCTCACTGTTTTCAACGAGGATGGAAGCGATTCTGAGGTAAAAACTGGGTATATTAAGGTATCCAGTCAATCTTCAGCAAAGCCAGTAGCTGCATTTTCTGCGTCTCCAACATCAGGAAAAACGCCATTAAAAGTTAAATTTACTGATACTAGCACTGGCTCTCCAACTTCCTGGTTCTGGAACTTTGGAGATGGATCAAAATCATTCCACCAGAATCCGATTCATAAGTATTCAAAAGCAGGAACATATACGGTTAATTTAACAGTAAAGAATGCTAAAGGCAAGAACACGGTAACAAAAACACAATATATAAAAGTGATAACAAAGCCGGTTGCAAACTTCACCAGCAGTGTTACATCAGGAAAAACCCCATTAAAGGTTAAATTTACCGACACAAGCACCGGGACACCTGCTAAATGGAGATGGGACTTTGGAGACGGAGCAAAGTCATTCCAACAGAATCCGATTCATAAGTATTCAAAAGCAGGAATATATACTGTTAACTTGACGGTAAAGAATGCTAAAGGCAAGAACACGGTAACAAAAACAGAATATATAAAAGTGATATCAAAACCTGTGGCAAACTTCACCAGCAGTGTTACATCAGGAAAAACGCCATTAAAGGTTAAATTTACTGACACGAGCACAGGGACACCTGCTAAATGGAGATGGGACTTTGGAGACGGAGCAAAGTCATTCCAACAGAATCCGATTTATAAGTATTCAAAAGCAGGGACATACACTGTTAACTTGACAGTAAAGAATGCTAAAGGCAAGAACACGGTAACAAAAACAGAATATATAAAAGTTGTATAA
- a CDS encoding PKD domain-containing protein: MKKITLLAFLSIFLIIGLASPALAADITGERTLNTTSVKAGESFRVTLNVIVSGGTLYSLGIDENLPDGWTVTPVQNDGMIYDAENMQWGLIGEMNPGKKTVIYDVFMPVTTKTGIYSITGEVSAKEWTDGNEVERQNNITGDTDVTIEIMTSGGLANSAWPKFQRDLNNSGQSSYNGPQTNNSIWTYTATKQISSSPAIGTDGTIYIGSYDNKLYALNSDGTLKWSYTTGNRISSSPAIGVDGTVYIGSYDKNIYALNPDGTLKWSYTTGNRISCSPAIGTDGTVYIGSNDKYLYGLNPDGTLKWKYYAGAQLQCTPAIGTDGTIYIESGYRDVYALNPNGTLKWSYNGGEGVAGSPAIGADGTIYFGTTDNKKIYALNPEGTLRWSYTAGGNLGSSPAIGADGTIYIGSSDNKLYALNSDGTLKWTYAITGNQIGSPAIGADGTIYFGSNDNKLYALNPDGTLKWTYAVENQIVSSPAIGADGTLYIGSLDKKLYAFRDADFPTSNFMAMPTSGEVPLNVNFTDLSTNSPTSWAWDFDNDGVVDSTDQNSTYTFTAAGNYTVNLTVTNSVGSNSTVKTDYITVSKSSTPTEPAPVAAFTADVTSGTAPLLVNFTDQSTGSPTSWFWNFGDGTNATEQNPAHTYTSAGNYTVNLTVSNSEGSDSEVKTEFLLISLASPALAANITGERTLNNTNIKAGESFRVTLNVTVSGGTLYSLGIDENLPDSWTVTPVQNDGMTYEAANTQWGLIGEMNPGRKTVIYDVFVPATAETETYSITGEVSAKEWTDGEETERQNNITGDTDVTIGIPDIHIYPGDDFKSIIENAPVDSTIYWHSGEYGSDLRTTTVNILAPLNVIGDSQDSVILHNVRMEVNNFANNSLFENLQFTGSKGLGISSIVYNSEFLDVRNCLFKNAVGSLMVRDSTIIENCTVKDSQFNIYIINGEGGGFVKNNTFENDNYKYIMKINNVNNVTCVKNNYQNCKVTLSIFNFVGTNNKIDIYQNDFINCSSYAYYPGNDAGVSWSSPSELNYNYAGKEHISILGNYFDQYKGADADEDGVGDTSYTVGFGTDYAPLIAPIENYGNITVAASQLPAADFTSNVTSGSAPLSVNFTDLSTNSPTSWAWDFDNDGVVDSTDQNTTYTFTAAGNYTVNLTVTNSVGSDSTVKTDYITVSKSSTPTEPAPVADFTADVTSGTAPLSVQFTDLSENATEWNWDFGDGTNSAEQDPVHTFSEAGNYTVNLTVSNAEGNDSEVKTEYIIVSEPHSGTPVADFTATPTSGNAPLTVNFTDASIGNISSYSWDFNNDGTVDSTEQNPSYTYDKVGTYTVNLTVSNADGNDSEVKTEYIKVSSQSSAKPVAEFSASPTSGKTPLKVKFTDTSTGSPTSWFWNFGDGSKSFHQNPIHKYSKAGTYTVNLTVKNTKGKNTVTKTQYIKVITKPVANFSATPTSGKTPLKVKFTDTSTGIPAKWRWDFGDGSKSFLQNPVHKYSKAGTYTVNLTVKNAKGKNTVTKTQYIKVITKPVANFSATPTSGKIPLKVKFTDTSTGIPAKWRWDFGDGSKSFLQNPVHKYSKAGTYTVNLTVKNAKGKNTVTKTQYIKVITKPAANFTSSVTSGKTPLKVTFTDTSTGIPAKWRWDFGDGAKSFQQNPIHKYSKAGTYTVNLTVKNAKGKNTVTKTQYIKVV, encoded by the coding sequence ATGAAAAAAATTACTTTACTAGCCTTTTTATCCATTTTTCTAATCATAGGTCTAGCATCACCAGCGCTTGCAGCCGATATAACCGGTGAGCGAACGTTAAACACTACAAGCGTGAAAGCAGGAGAAAGCTTCAGAGTAACTTTAAATGTCATAGTTTCAGGTGGCACACTTTACTCGCTAGGTATTGATGAAAATCTTCCAGACGGTTGGACTGTAACACCAGTTCAGAATGATGGAATGATATACGATGCTGAAAACATGCAATGGGGACTCATTGGTGAAATGAATCCTGGTAAAAAAACAGTCATATACGATGTTTTCATGCCGGTAACAACGAAAACCGGGATATATTCAATAACAGGAGAAGTATCAGCAAAGGAATGGACTGATGGAAACGAAGTAGAAAGACAAAACAATATCACAGGAGATACGGATGTAACAATAGAAATAATGACATCAGGTGGACTCGCAAATTCGGCATGGCCTAAGTTTCAGAGAGATCTCAACAACTCTGGACAATCGTCATACAACGGGCCCCAAACAAACAATAGCATTTGGACATACACTGCAACAAAGCAGATAAGCAGTTCGCCAGCAATTGGGACAGATGGAACGATATACATCGGAAGCTACGACAACAAATTATACGCATTGAATTCCGATGGAACCCTAAAATGGAGCTACACTACAGGAAACAGAATAAGTAGTTCTCCAGCAATCGGAGTGGATGGGACAGTATATATCGGAAGCTATGACAAAAACATATACGCACTAAACCCCGATGGAACTCTAAAATGGAGCTACACTACAGGAAACAGGATAAGCTGTTCTCCTGCAATCGGGACAGATGGAACTGTTTACATCGGAAGCAACGACAAATACCTATATGGATTAAATCCAGATGGAACTCTAAAATGGAAATACTACGCAGGAGCACAGCTACAGTGTACTCCAGCAATCGGAACAGACGGAACAATATATATCGAAAGCGGCTACAGAGATGTTTATGCATTAAATCCTAATGGAACTCTTAAATGGAGCTACAATGGAGGGGAAGGGGTAGCAGGTTCACCAGCAATAGGGGCGGACGGAACAATATATTTTGGAACTACTGACAACAAAAAAATATATGCATTAAATCCCGAAGGAACTCTTAGATGGAGCTATACTGCAGGAGGCAATTTAGGAAGTTCACCAGCAATAGGAGCAGATGGAACAATATATATTGGAAGCAGCGACAACAAATTATATGCGTTAAACTCTGATGGAACACTCAAATGGACATATGCAATAACAGGAAACCAGATTGGTTCACCGGCAATAGGAGCAGATGGAACTATCTACTTCGGGAGCAATGACAACAAATTATATGCATTAAACCCTGACGGAACATTAAAATGGACATATGCCGTAGAAAACCAGATAGTTAGTTCACCAGCAATAGGAGCAGATGGAACCTTATATATTGGCAGCCTCGACAAGAAATTATATGCTTTTAGAGACGCTGATTTCCCTACATCGAACTTCATGGCAATGCCGACTTCTGGCGAAGTTCCACTGAATGTTAATTTCACCGATCTCTCTACAAACTCACCAACTTCGTGGGCCTGGGACTTCGATAATGATGGTGTTGTGGACAGTACTGACCAGAATTCAACATACACTTTTACTGCTGCAGGAAACTATACTGTAAATTTGACAGTCACAAACTCAGTTGGTAGCAACAGTACTGTGAAAACGGATTACATTACTGTTTCCAAATCCTCAACACCAACAGAACCGGCACCAGTCGCGGCTTTTACTGCTGATGTAACAAGCGGTACTGCTCCTCTTTTGGTTAATTTCACAGACCAGTCAACTGGATCACCGACTTCCTGGTTCTGGAACTTTGGAGACGGTACCAATGCTACCGAGCAGAATCCAGCGCACACATACACATCAGCCGGTAATTACACCGTCAATCTTACGGTTTCCAATTCAGAAGGGAGTGATTCTGAAGTAAAAACCGAGTTTCTACTTATAAGTTTAGCATCACCAGCACTTGCAGCCAATATAACCGGTGAGCGAACGTTAAACAACACAAATATAAAAGCAGGAGAAAGCTTCAGAGTAACTTTAAATGTCACAGTTTCAGGTGGCACACTTTACTCGCTAGGTATTGACGAAAATCTTCCTGACAGTTGGACTGTAACTCCAGTTCAGAATGATGGAATGACATACGAAGCTGCGAACACACAATGGGGACTCATTGGTGAAATGAATCCTGGTAGAAAAACAGTCATATACGATGTTTTCGTGCCGGCAACAGCAGAAACAGAAACCTATTCAATTACAGGAGAAGTTTCAGCAAAAGAATGGACTGATGGAGAAGAAACAGAAAGACAAAACAACATCACAGGGGATACGGATGTAACAATTGGGATTCCTGACATCCATATATATCCAGGGGATGATTTTAAATCGATTATTGAGAATGCACCCGTTGATTCGACAATATACTGGCATTCAGGAGAATATGGAAGTGATCTAAGGACTACTACTGTTAATATCCTTGCTCCTTTAAATGTGATCGGTGATAGCCAGGACTCAGTTATACTTCATAATGTTCGCATGGAGGTAAACAATTTTGCTAATAATTCTCTATTTGAAAACCTTCAATTTACGGGATCAAAAGGACTAGGCATTAGTTCTATTGTTTATAATTCTGAGTTCTTGGATGTAAGGAATTGTTTATTTAAAAATGCTGTAGGATCATTGATGGTTAGAGATAGTACAATTATAGAAAACTGCACTGTAAAAGACAGTCAATTTAATATATATATTATAAATGGAGAAGGCGGTGGATTTGTAAAAAACAATACTTTTGAGAATGACAATTACAAATACATAATGAAAATAAACAACGTAAATAATGTGACGTGTGTAAAAAATAATTATCAGAATTGCAAAGTAACATTGAGTATATTTAATTTCGTTGGAACGAACAATAAAATTGATATATATCAAAACGACTTCATTAACTGTAGCTCTTATGCCTATTACCCGGGTAACGATGCGGGCGTTTCCTGGTCTTCTCCTTCTGAACTCAACTACAATTATGCTGGTAAAGAGCACATAAGCATACTTGGCAATTACTTCGACCAGTACAAAGGCGCTGATGCGGATGAGGACGGAGTTGGAGATACTTCATACACAGTTGGCTTTGGTACAGATTATGCACCTCTGATTGCTCCAATAGAGAATTACGGTAACATTACCGTAGCTGCATCTCAACTCCCGGCAGCAGACTTCACCAGTAATGTAACGTCGGGATCTGCTCCGTTATCAGTTAATTTCACCGATCTCTCTACAAACTCACCTACCTCGTGGGCCTGGGACTTCGATAATGATGGTGTTGTGGACAGTACTGACCAGAATACAACATACACTTTTACTGCTGCAGGAAACTATACTGTAAATTTGACAGTCACGAACTCAGTAGGAAGCGACAGTACTGTGAAAACGGATTACATTACTGTTTCCAAATCCTCAACACCAACAGAACCGGCACCAGTTGCTGATTTCACTGCGGACGTAACAAGCGGTACTGCTCCTCTCTCAGTCCAGTTCACTGATCTTTCTGAAAATGCAACTGAATGGAACTGGGACTTTGGAGACGGTACAAACTCTGCAGAGCAGGACCCAGTGCATACCTTTTCAGAAGCAGGAAACTACACCGTCAACCTTACAGTTTCCAATGCAGAAGGGAATGATTCTGAAGTAAAAACCGAGTACATTATCGTAAGTGAACCTCATTCTGGCACTCCTGTTGCAGATTTTACAGCAACACCTACTTCTGGTAATGCTCCTCTCACTGTCAATTTCACCGATGCTTCAATTGGCAACATCTCGTCCTATTCTTGGGATTTCAATAATGATGGAACTGTAGACAGCACTGAACAGAACCCCTCATATACTTACGATAAGGTAGGTACTTACACTGTCAACCTTACGGTTTCCAACGCGGATGGAAACGATTCTGAGGTAAAAACTGAGTATATTAAGGTCTCCAGTCAATCTTCAGCAAAGCCAGTAGCTGAATTTTCTGCGTCTCCTACTTCAGGAAAAACACCATTAAAAGTTAAATTTACTGATACAAGTACTGGCTCTCCAACTTCCTGGTTCTGGAACTTTGGAGATGGGTCAAAGTCATTCCACCAGAATCCGATTCACAAGTATTCCAAAGCAGGAACATATACTGTTAACTTGACTGTAAAGAATACTAAAGGCAAGAACACGGTAACAAAAACACAATATATAAAAGTGATAACAAAACCGGTTGCAAACTTTTCTGCAACTCCAACCTCAGGAAAAACACCATTAAAGGTTAAATTTACTGACACAAGCACAGGAATACCTGCTAAATGGAGATGGGATTTTGGAGATGGATCAAAGTCATTCCTTCAGAATCCGGTTCATAAATATTCAAAGGCAGGAACATATACTGTTAACTTGACGGTAAAGAATGCTAAAGGCAAGAACACGGTAACAAAAACACAATATATAAAAGTGATAACAAAACCGGTTGCAAACTTTTCTGCAACTCCAACCTCAGGAAAAATACCATTAAAGGTTAAATTTACTGACACAAGCACAGGAATACCTGCTAAATGGAGATGGGACTTTGGAGATGGATCAAAATCATTCCTCCAGAATCCTGTTCACAAGTATTCTAAGGCAGGAACATATACGGTTAATTTAACAGTAAAGAATGCTAAAGGCAAGAACACGGTAACAAAAACACAATATATAAAAGTGATTACAAAACCTGCTGCAAACTTCACCAGCAGTGTTACATCAGGAAAAACACCATTAAAGGTTACTTTTACTGACACAAGTACAGGAATACCTGCTAAATGGAGATGGGACTTTGGAGACGGAGCAAAGTCATTCCAACAGAATCCGATTCATAAGTATTCAAAGGCAGGAACATATACGGTTAATTTAACAGTAAAGAATGCTAAAGGCAAGAACACGGTAACAAAAACACAATATATAAAAGTTGTATAA
- a CDS encoding PKD domain-containing protein: MKKITLLAFLSIFLIIGLASPALAADITGERTLNTTSVKAGESFRVTLNVTVSGGTLYSLGIDENLPDGWTVTPVQNDGMTYEAANTQWGLIDEMNPGKKTVIYNVFVPATAETETYSITGEVSGKEWADGEETERQNNITGDTDVTIGIPDIHIYPGDDFKSILLNAQEGSTVYLHAGNYTGNGGYTISNSLHIIGDGANLVNLTNIGWGGSPGTTIEGIHFINKGPQFTSNSNYDKIRNCIFENSSVQIQDDSLLENCTFIGNSYLRIWTGSGGGTIRNNLFEVSGNVRPLYLKRTMSNVSVSNNKFVNNHINNEVIYLLQAQNTSITDNIFDGISAAGSVIAPRNSVNIVIQNNTFENCNVDKGAIEFQGDSQKVTTYLNNFINCSSLTSGSGTDVSWSSPSELSYTYAGKENIGVLGNYYDQYNGTDADGNGVGDTSYTVGSDTDYAPLIATIENYGNITVAAPQLPVADFTSNVTSGSAPLSVNFTDLSTNSPTSWTWDFDNDGVVDNTDQNPTYTFTAAGNYTVNLTVTNSVGSNSTVKTDYITVSKSSTPTEPAPVADFTADVTSGTYPLSVQFTDLSENATEWLWDFGDGTNSTEQNPVHTFSEAGNYTVNLTVSNAEGNDSEVKTEYIIVSEPLTGAPVADFTATPTSGNAPLTVNFTDASIGNISSYSWDFNNDGTVDSTEQNPIYTYDAVGTYTVNLTVSNADGNDSEVKTEYIKVSSQSSAKPVAAFSASPTSGKAPLKVKFTDTSTGSPTSWFWNFGDGAKSFQQNPVHKYSKAGIYTVNLTVKNAKGKNTVTKTEYIKVITKPAANFNSSVTSGKTPLKVKFTDTSTGIPAKWRWDFGDGAKSFLQNPVHKYSKAGTYTVNLTVKNAKGKNTETKTEYIKVITKPAANFTSSVTSGKTPLKVTFTDTSTGIPAKWRWDFGDGAKSFHQNPVHEYSKAGTYTVNLTVKNAKGKNTVTKTQYIKVV, from the coding sequence ATGAAAAAAATTACTTTACTAGCCTTCTTATCCATTTTTCTAATTATAGGTCTAGCATCACCAGCGCTTGCAGCCGATATAACCGGTGAGCGAACGTTAAACACTACAAGCGTGAAAGCAGGAGAAAGCTTCAGAGTAACTTTAAATGTCACAGTTTCAGGTGGCACACTTTACTCGCTAGGTATTGATGAAAATCTTCCTGACGGTTGGACTGTAACTCCAGTTCAGAATGATGGAATGACATACGAAGCTGCGAACACACAATGGGGACTCATTGATGAAATGAATCCTGGTAAAAAAACAGTAATATACAATGTTTTCGTGCCGGCAACAGCAGAAACCGAAACCTATTCAATTACAGGAGAAGTTTCAGGAAAAGAATGGGCTGATGGAGAAGAAACAGAAAGACAAAACAACATCACTGGGGATACGGATGTAACAATTGGGATTCCTGACATCCATATATATCCAGGGGATGATTTTAAATCTATTCTTCTGAATGCTCAAGAAGGTTCAACGGTATACTTGCATGCAGGGAACTATACAGGAAATGGAGGATATACAATATCTAATTCATTGCATATAATAGGGGATGGAGCAAATCTTGTTAATTTAACAAACATTGGATGGGGTGGATCACCTGGTACCACAATTGAAGGAATTCATTTTATAAACAAGGGACCACAATTTACCAGTAATTCTAATTATGATAAAATCAGAAATTGTATATTTGAGAATTCATCCGTACAAATTCAAGACGATAGCCTGTTAGAAAACTGTACTTTCATAGGTAATTCATATTTAAGGATATGGACTGGCTCTGGTGGAGGTACAATCAGAAATAATTTGTTCGAGGTATCAGGAAACGTGAGACCTTTATATCTTAAAAGAACTATGAGTAACGTTTCAGTATCAAATAATAAATTCGTGAATAACCATATAAATAACGAAGTCATTTATTTATTGCAAGCACAGAATACATCAATCACTGACAATATTTTTGATGGTATTTCTGCAGCTGGATCCGTAATTGCACCCCGTAATAGTGTGAATATAGTTATCCAAAATAACACTTTTGAAAACTGTAACGTTGATAAAGGTGCCATTGAATTCCAGGGCGACTCACAAAAAGTTACTACGTACCTAAACAACTTCATAAATTGTTCCTCTTTGACTTCAGGTTCAGGAACTGACGTTTCCTGGTCTTCTCCTTCTGAACTTAGCTACACTTATGCTGGTAAAGAAAACATAGGTGTACTTGGCAATTATTATGACCAGTATAATGGTACTGATGCAGATGGGAACGGAGTTGGAGATACTTCATACACCGTTGGATCTGATACCGATTATGCACCGCTGATAGCTACAATAGAGAATTACGGTAACATTACCGTAGCTGCACCTCAACTTCCAGTAGCAGACTTCACCAGTAATGTAACGTCGGGATCTGCTCCGTTATCAGTTAATTTCACCGATCTCTCTACAAACTCACCAACTTCATGGACCTGGGATTTCGATAATGATGGCGTTGTGGACAATACTGACCAGAATCCAACATACACTTTTACTGCTGCAGGAAATTATACTGTAAATTTGACAGTCACGAACTCAGTAGGAAGCAACAGTACTGTAAAAACAGACTATATTACTGTTTCCAAATCCTCAACACCAACAGAACCGGCACCAGTTGCTGATTTCACTGCGGACGTAACAAGCGGTACTTATCCTCTCTCAGTCCAGTTCACTGATCTTTCTGAAAATGCAACTGAATGGCTTTGGGACTTTGGAGACGGTACAAACTCTACAGAGCAGAACCCAGTGCATACCTTTTCAGAAGCAGGAAACTACACCGTCAACCTTACGGTTTCCAATGCAGAAGGGAATGATTCTGAAGTAAAAACCGAGTACATTATCGTAAGTGAACCATTGACTGGAGCTCCAGTTGCAGATTTTACAGCAACACCTACTTCTGGTAATGCTCCTCTCACTGTCAATTTCACCGATGCTTCAATTGGCAACATCTCATCCTATTCTTGGGATTTCAATAATGATGGAACTGTAGACAGCACTGAGCAAAATCCTATATACACTTATGATGCAGTCGGTACCTACACTGTCAACCTTACGGTTTCCAACGCGGATGGAAATGATTCTGAGGTAAAAACTGAGTATATTAAGGTCTCCAGTCAATCTTCAGCAAAGCCAGTAGCTGCATTTTCTGCGTCGCCTACTTCAGGAAAAGCACCATTAAAGGTTAAATTTACTGACACAAGCACTGGCTCTCCAACTTCCTGGTTCTGGAACTTTGGAGATGGAGCAAAGTCATTCCAACAGAATCCTGTTCACAAGTATTCAAAGGCAGGAATATATACTGTTAACTTGACAGTAAAGAATGCTAAAGGCAAGAACACGGTAACAAAAACAGAATATATAAAAGTGATTACAAAACCAGCTGCAAACTTCAACAGCAGTGTTACATCAGGAAAAACACCATTAAAGGTTAAATTTACTGACACAAGCACAGGAATACCTGCTAAATGGAGATGGGACTTTGGAGATGGAGCAAAGTCATTCCTTCAGAATCCGGTTCACAAGTATTCTAAGGCAGGAACATATACTGTTAACTTGACAGTAAAGAATGCTAAAGGCAAGAACACGGAAACAAAAACAGAATATATAAAAGTGATAACAAAACCTGCTGCAAACTTCACCAGCAGTGTTACATCAGGAAAAACACCATTAAAGGTTACTTTTACTGACACAAGTACAGGAATACCTGCTAAATGGAGATGGGACTTTGGAGACGGAGCAAAGTCATTCCATCAGAATCCGGTTCACGAGTATTCAAAGGCAGGAACATATACTGTTAACTTGACAGTAAAGAATGCTAAAGGCAAGAACACGGTAACAAAAACACAATATATAAAAGTTGTATAA
- a CDS encoding PQQ-binding-like beta-propeller repeat protein → MKNKNLFMLLISMVIIGLLPVAVSASSWTSFQGNNDNNGVTSENITTTFATNWTSTTAAGDYAGLDAGVVIDDNNVAYCVNYNGTVYAFNLTTGAQNWVNTNIANDNPYSYEISVPVYNNDRLYVGLSNGNYGNTNIGSTIYALNATTGNVVWYNSSDTYFPSNYQIDSPIKYDSGKLYFGSVGFDENYSTIGGYFYCVDASNGNVIWRNDSSTRGYYGASPAIIGDYVVVGDDAGKVRSFNKATGSLVSSLDASSYGSIRSGIVYKNGYIYFTAKPGYLLKASISPSGILSNLQASNSFGSDVYSTSTPAVTNNYIYVGTDNGNYSNPTGTVKCFDTNLNLEDESSNLGGLVKASPVITTNTSGQERVYVTTNNASAKCYYLNFIDGSLGSSGSWQPSNSTYTLQGIAFANGYLVYGNDAGYLYGATGF, encoded by the coding sequence ATGAAAAATAAAAATTTGTTTATGCTTTTGATAAGCATGGTAATAATTGGATTGCTGCCCGTGGCAGTATCAGCTTCAAGCTGGACTTCGTTCCAGGGGAACAACGACAATAACGGAGTTACCAGTGAAAATATTACTACAACTTTTGCTACGAACTGGACTAGCACAACAGCTGCTGGTGATTATGCAGGGTTGGATGCAGGAGTTGTAATTGATGATAATAATGTTGCATATTGCGTAAATTACAATGGAACCGTATATGCATTTAACCTGACAACAGGAGCTCAGAATTGGGTTAACACCAATATTGCAAATGATAATCCGTACAGTTACGAAATATCTGTGCCTGTATATAACAATGATCGTTTATATGTTGGTTTGTCAAACGGAAACTATGGAAATACAAATATTGGTTCAACCATTTATGCACTAAATGCAACGACTGGGAATGTTGTATGGTATAATTCAAGTGACACCTATTTCCCATCTAACTACCAGATTGATTCTCCAATAAAATACGACTCTGGAAAACTGTATTTTGGCTCGGTAGGGTTTGATGAAAATTATAGTACAATTGGAGGTTACTTCTACTGTGTGGATGCAAGCAATGGCAATGTAATCTGGAGAAATGACAGCAGTACCCGTGGCTATTACGGAGCATCCCCTGCAATCATTGGTGACTATGTTGTCGTTGGGGATGACGCAGGTAAAGTACGCTCTTTCAATAAAGCGACTGGAAGCCTAGTAAGTTCTCTGGACGCGTCTTCTTACGGTAGCATCCGTTCAGGCATCGTCTACAAAAATGGATACATATACTTTACTGCTAAGCCAGGCTATTTGTTAAAAGCCTCGATTAGTCCTTCCGGCATATTGAGCAATCTACAAGCATCAAATAGCTTCGGATCTGACGTATACTCAACTTCAACTCCTGCAGTAACTAATAATTATATCTATGTAGGAACTGACAATGGCAATTATAGTAATCCTACTGGTACTGTAAAGTGTTTTGATACAAATTTGAATTTGGAAGACGAATCCTCCAATCTCGGTGGACTTGTAAAAGCCTCTCCCGTTATAACCACAAATACTTCCGGACAAGAAAGAGTGTATGTGACTACAAATAATGCCTCTGCTAAGTGCTACTATTTGAACTTTATCGATGGTTCCTTAGGTAGCAGTGGATCTTGGCAACCTAGCAACTCAACTTACACACTACAGGGAATAGCTTTTGCTAATGGATATCTTGTTTACGGAAACGATGCAGGATACCTGTACGGAGCAACTGGATTTTAA